In Desulfosudis oleivorans Hxd3, the DNA window ATTTATGTGCGGAGTGACGCGGGCTTGCATCCATAACAAACTCATTTAGACTTTTTGAGCGTTTTTGAGATTCAAAGGATGCCCGGGGGTCACGCAGCAATGCTAAAAAAAACAGATCGCTTCTAATGAGATCTTCATTTTTACAGCAATTTTTTAAATAGTCGTTTAATATTGGACACTTAAAAATTAAAACGTTAGCGTCAGGCTTGTTTTTTTTTCCATAGGCTCTAAGTATACTGAAAAGCATTTCTTCTTTACTTGTTTTACTTCCGAACCGAATATCCAGGTCAGATAGCGTTAAATTCCAAAAAGATAGCTTTGGATCGGAAGCCATTGCTGTTTCAATTATTTTTATTGTCTCTTCGGAAACAGGATCTTTTGCATTTCCCGTAAGTAACAATTTTGAAAGTATTTCAGCTTCGGGTGTGCAACAAATATCTGGAATATTATTCAGCAGACTGGCCAATAAGGTTGACCCACTCCGGTTCCTATAAGTCAAAAACACATATTTAGGCATTCATACCTCAAGTTAATCTATAAAAGGAATGTAGGTGGTTGTTCTTCCATATTTTTTATATATGTAAGTAAGTGCTGATATATTCCAAAAGACCAAACAAAGCATACTGGCTATTGCGGCCCCGTTTATTCCTATCTTTGGTATTAACACAAAGGCGAAAAGAATATTTAGTGCGGCCGCTGAAAAAAGAATATTTCGTAACTGATTATGATAACCAATCATATTCATGAAATATCCAATAGACCCTGATATTGAATTAATGAACTGGCCTATAATCAGTATGAGTAGCGCAGTATAAGCTACTGTAAATTCGGCCCCAAAAAGAATTGAAAGAACAAGTTTTCCAAAAATCAGCAGAAAAAACAGAATCGGCACTGTTGCATAAAATATTAATTTTGTCGATTTTTTAGCGACATAAAACAGTTCATCTATTTTCCCGGAATGAAATAATTCCGAAAACTTAGGCGCTGAAATGGTGTTGATGGCTGAAAGCACAAAGGATGTAAGAGTTGAGAGTTTCACCGCTATGGAATAGTATCCGACTTCAGCCTCGGTTCGAAACATTCCGAGCATTATTACCCCTGTCTGAGCGATAAAAAAATTCATTGTCGCGACCATTAGCATGGGCAAAGAAATGGCCAATATTTTTTTTGTTGAAGTCGGGTGGAGCTTGTCGCCTGGCTGAATTCTTCGTTTAAAAGTGTAATTCATAATGCCCCACCCAAAAATACCAGTCAAAGCATAGCCACACAGCAACGCATAAACAGGTACGCCAGGTTGAGCTGTCAGAATCCCTAAGGCTATAAGAAGTAACAGATTAAATCCCTGGGGCAGCATCTGCATCATGGCAAAAACACGAATGAGCCTCAACCCCCGGACGGCGCTGGTGTTTAATAACATAAGGGACTTAAAAACAATAAATATCGATGCAATGGCAAAATAAATAGACAGATGGGGCTTGTTGAAGATTTTTGCAGCTATGAAATTGGCGCTGAAATAAAATAAGGTGCCCGTCAATAGAGAAAAGCCAATTACCATGTATTGGGTTTTTCGGTAAACTTTGAATGCCGACGTTGGAGAATATTTGGCAAGATACTCAGGGATCAGGCGAAGAATAGATGTATTGGTCCCAAACACTGTAAAGGTTGTTGCAAGGATTAAAAATGAGTTTACCACCGCAACAACACCAACCATCTCTGCACCGTAAAACCTTGCAATGATTACACTCGAAACCAAAGCCAAGACAGTCGCAGATACTCGCGCCCCCAGTGCCCAAACCGACCCAGTCAAAATTTCAGAAAATTTTTTATCTGAAATCAGATTATGCATTTTATGTTTAACTATTTTCAGCAAACTGGCTTGGACTTCCTATCTTTAATTGTTATTGCCCCAGTTCCTTATTTTTTTTACTTCATGGCGGCCA includes these proteins:
- a CDS encoding sulfotransferase, yielding MPKYVFLTYRNRSGSTLLASLLNNIPDICCTPEAEILSKLLLTGNAKDPVSEETIKIIETAMASDPKLSFWNLTLSDLDIRFGSKTSKEEMLFSILRAYGKKNKPDANVLIFKCPILNDYLKNCCKNEDLIRSDLFFLALLRDPRASFESQKRSKSLNEFVMDASPRHSAHKWVKFHNMIKNIKAFNCGYVVKYEELILNPTNTLTKICDALRLNATLKNVLVEGNSYYHSIPYNQKKLHQGLLNPFNTEKIDSWKKALNGSEIFLIEIIAKQQIKEWDYKLFSPHPNFINLMIVFCVSEFKSFLNRSISFFRKTTIKYKVLKRY
- a CDS encoding flippase, with product MLKIVKHKMHNLISDKKFSEILTGSVWALGARVSATVLALVSSVIIARFYGAEMVGVVAVVNSFLILATTFTVFGTNTSILRLIPEYLAKYSPTSAFKVYRKTQYMVIGFSLLTGTLFYFSANFIAAKIFNKPHLSIYFAIASIFIVFKSLMLLNTSAVRGLRLIRVFAMMQMLPQGFNLLLLIALGILTAQPGVPVYALLCGYALTGIFGWGIMNYTFKRRIQPGDKLHPTSTKKILAISLPMLMVATMNFFIAQTGVIMLGMFRTEAEVGYYSIAVKLSTLTSFVLSAINTISAPKFSELFHSGKIDELFYVAKKSTKLIFYATVPILFFLLIFGKLVLSILFGAEFTVAYTALLILIIGQFINSISGSIGYFMNMIGYHNQLRNILFSAAALNILFAFVLIPKIGINGAAIASMLCLVFWNISALTYIYKKYGRTTTYIPFID